The Streptomyces sp. DG1A-41 genomic sequence CGGCAGGTCATCACCGACTCGCTCGCCACCGCCCGGGCGGCCGGTGCCTCGGCCACCTGGGTGCTGTCCAACCACGACGTCGTCCGCCACGCCTCCCGCCTGATGCTCCCGCCCGGCACCGACATCAACGCCTGGCTGCTCTCCGGCGGCCACGCCCCCGCGATCGACGAGGCGGCCGGGCTGCGCCGGGCCCGGGCGGCCACCCTGCTGATGCTGGCGCTGCCCGGCTCGGCCTACGTCTACCAGGGCGAGGAACTCGGCCTGCCCGAGGTCGCCGACCTGCCCACCGAGGTGCTCCAGGACCCGATCTGGGAGCAGACGGGCCGCGTCCGCAAGGGCCGCGACGGCTGCCGGGTGCCGCTGCCGTGGACGACGACCGGACCGTCGTACGGCTTCGGGCCGGGCGGTGCCTGGCTGCCGCAGCCGCCCGGCTTCGCCGCCTACGCCGTCGAGGCCCAGGACGGCGTGGAGGGCTCCACCCTGGAGCTGTACCGCACGGCCCTCAAGCTGCGCCGCAAACTCCTCGACGGCGAGGAGCTGACCTGGGCGGCGGACGCCCCGGACGGCGTCCTCCAGTTCGACCGCTGCGAGGGCTGGCGGTGCGTGGCGAACCTGTCCGCGACGGCGGTCCCGCTGCCGACCGGTGAGGTGCTGCTGAGCAGCGCCCCCCTGGAGGACGGCCGGCTCGGGCCGGACACGACGGTGTGGCTCGGGCGTTAGGCCCGGCCCTGGTTCACCCCGCCGGGGACGGACGGCGGGCGGGGCGAGCGGAGGCGGCTGGGCATGGCCGTCCGCCCCCGGCGGGGAAAGCCAGATGGCGCTCGCTCCGGTCCATGCCCTTCGCCGGGGGGCCCGCATCCGGCGGGCCCCCGCCGGCCCGTCAGCGGGCAGCGGCTCGACCGCGTGCCCGGGCGACCTGGAGGAGGAGGCGCCCCGGTCCCGGCAGCGGGACGGGGCGCCGAACCACCGCATGGCCGCACGGGCGCCGGGCGTCCGCCACCCGCACGGCCCAGCAGCACGCGCCACCTGCGGGAACGCTCACCGAGAATCGCTGGCGGAGTGCCGTCGACGTCCGTACAGGGAGCCCCGCCCGCCATGAACAAATCCAGGAAGACAGCGCCGTGGCGGGGGTCGTCGTCGCGGGGGCGCTCGCGTTCCCCGGTCCGTCGGCGGCGGCCCGGGCGAGCTGTGGGGTGCCGCGACCATCGCACCCGGCCGGGAGGGCATCGCGTCGCGGGCTTTAAGGGGGGCGGCGCCGGGCGCCACGCTGACGCTGACGGCGCCCCGGGGCGTCCGCGTGACGGCCACGCCGCTCGCCGCGCCCGGCTGCCTCGGCCGGGTCGCCGCCGACGGCCGCAGCGGGACGTACACCGTCACAGGCGACACGGCCGGGCAGCCCGGGGCCGTACGTTCCCCTTCGTGCTCGCGTTCCCCGCGGACGCCGTGCCCGGCACGTGGCTGCGCGACCGCGACCTGCGGCTCACCGACGCGGACGGCGTACGGCAGGCGGCCGGCCGGTGTGCCGTGACCGTGGGTTTGGCCGGGCCGACGCCGACCCGCCCGCTGTCCGGCGTGCCGCTGGACGTCCGGCCGTAGATCGCCGGTACGGCGCACCCGGGCGCCCGGATCACCGTCCGCGACAAGGACGACCAGGAGGCCTGCGCGACCACCGCCGCCCCCGACGGCACCTGGATCTGCACCCCGGGCCCGGCCTCCCCGCGGGCGCCAACCGGCTCCAGCCGGTCGCCACCCTGAACGGCGTGAGCGCCATGAGCGAGCAGATCGACATCTCGGTGACGGACGCCGGCGCCGGTCAGTAGCGCACGGCCCGGGCCACCTCGGCCCGGACCTCGCCGGAGAGGTCGTGGGTGCTGCGGGCGGTGGCAGTGGCGGAGTCGCCCGCCTGCACGTGTTCCACCGTGACGATGACGGTGTCCGTCAGCCGGCCCTCGGCGTCTTTGAAATCGACCTGGACGGCGAAGGATCTGGCCGAGTCGTCGGTGTTGTCGACGGTGACCTCGGCCCGGGCGCGGCCGTCGGCACCGACGGTGGGCCTGCCGACCTTCACGTCACCCTTGACGTCGATGCCGCCCCGGATGGCGTCGAGCCGGCGCCCGGCCTCCGCCGTGGCCGACTCCACGGCCTCGGAGGCCTGCGAGGCGATCGACCCGACCGCCGACTCCGCCTCGCGGGCGGTGTCCGCGGGGTTGTCGCCGCCGCAGCCGGTGAGCACGGCGGCCAGGGCGAGCGACAGCGCCGCCCCCGTCGCCCGGCGCGTCCGGTGGCGGGCAGCCATGTCGCCTCCCTGGTCCTGTGGAGTCTTACGGCCTCAGGGCGTCACGTGTGTCCGAGGCCGCCGCCGCCGAAGGATCCGCTGGATCCGGGCAGCCAACGGCGGGGCTTTTGGTCCTTGCCCGTCCTGGTGCTCGCGTGGTGCAGCTCATGGGGCAGCAGCCGCTCGCCGTCGCGCGGCACGACCGGCATCTCGTCGGGCTCCCGCATCTCCCGCATCTCGCGGACCGGCCCGCCGTCCGGGAGGTGCGGCTGCTCCTCGGGGGCGGGGTGGTGCGTGTCCTTGTCCATGACCCCCATCCCGACCCGCACGGCCCAGATCAGCGCGAGGGCGATGACCGCCCCGCCGATGAAGGCGATGGTCACGGCGACCGCATGATCTGAGGACGCCGCCAGCAGTTCAGACGTTGCCGTACTCATGCTCCGATTATCGCCGACGTCATGCGATAAAGCGCCCGCAATGTCCACACCTGGACATCCCGTCCGAACGCAGCGGGCGGGGCAACCTCCGCGGGGCCCGCGACGACCTGACGGTGATACCCCGGCCCCCCACACGAGGGAGATCACCATGCGCAGACACCTCGCGCGGTTGCTCACCGTGCTCGTCGTGCTGGCGGCGGCGTTCGCCGCCCCCGGCACGTCGAGCGGCAAGGAGCGGGCCGCCGACGAGTGGAACCCGCCCGCGCACCTCGTACAGCCCCTGAACGAGGTGTGGAACCACGTCGAGTCGACCTACGGGAACCTGTACGGCTTCCGCAACTACGGCTGGGACCAGATCATGGCCAACCGTGGAAGCGTCAACTACTGCGTCCGCTGGGAGTCCGACGCCCCCGTCAGCGCCGCCCTGCGCGACCGGATCCACGCCGCGCTGAAGAAGCAGTTCGGCAAGTGGATGGCAGCCATGACCGAGAACGGCAAGGGCCACAACGCCTGGCCGTACACCACCGTCCCCGTCAACATCGTCGGCTGGGCGGTGAAGAACCGCTCCACCCTCCAGTGGACCGACAAGTCTGTCGACATCTACACCGGCATCCTCGACAGCGGCGGCGCCCCGCAGTGCGCCCCGGACTGCGGCCGCTTCTTCCACCAGGACGGCGACTACTCGAAGTGCCCCGGCGGCGCCGCCCGCCACTACGACCAGTCGCTGTGGCTGACCAAGGGCTTCGGGGGCGGCGCGGGCGGTGACTGGGGCCAGCGCGTGGGCCAGGAGTACTTCACCGGCGCCCTGAACCAGGAGAACATCCACATCTACCTGCACGAGGTCGGCCACACCTTCGGCCTCGACGACTTCTACGACTGGTCGCCGACCGGACAGTGCTGCTTCCTGATGAAGGCGGGCAGCGCCACGCAGATCACCGAGTTCGACTCGTGGATGCTGCGTGACTTCTGGCGCCATCTGAAGAGCCGCTACGGCCTCTGACCGACACCGGGCGGTGCGGGCGGGCCCCGGCTCCCGTGCCGCCCTGCGGGGTACGGTGAAAAACCGGGGGCAGGCCGCAACCGGTGGCCCAGCGGTCTCCACGCCCCCCGTTCGCAGCAGGAGCCCTGATGACGTCTGCCTCCTCGTCCTCGCCGCCCTTCCCGGCACCTTCCGAGGTCCGGCTGAGACTCGCGGTCCAGCCGCGTCTGGGCCGCACGGCCCGCCGTATCGACGGGGCGTGGTGGCCCCGGTCGTACGACCTGGCCGCGGAACTGCCCGGGCTGCTGGCCGTGCTGCCGCGCTCCTGGGGCCGGATCAGCAGCGTCCTGGTCCACGGCGACGCCTGGCGCGACTGCCCGGAGCACCTGGACGTGGCGGGCGAGGAGGTCCACGTGGGCCGCAGGGACTCGCCGACCACCCCGGACACCGTGTGCCTGCTCGCGCCCGGCCGGGGCCGCTGGGACCTGCTGGTGGTGCCGCCCGCGACGCCGGAGGCGGAGGCGGTCCGGCTCATGGAGCGGGCGGTCACCCAGGGCGAGTGACGCCGTGCCCTAGTGCGCGAGCAGCACCAGGACCAGGGCGACCAGCGCCGGGACGGTCTGGACGAAGAGGATCTTCCGGCCGGCGGTGGCCGCGCCGTACACCCCGGCGACCGCGACGCACACCAGGAAGAACACCGAGACCTGGAAGCCCACCGGGTCGGAGGCCACGGCGCCCCAGAGCAGGCCCGCGGCGAGGAAGCCGTTGTAGAGGCCCTGGTTGGCGGCCAGGGCCTTCGTCCCGGCCGCGAACTCGGCGGTGGTGCCGAAGGCGGCGCGGGCCCGCGGAGTGGTCCACAGGAACATCTCCAGCACCAGGATGTAGGCGTGGAGGGCGGCGAGGGCCAGCACCGCGACGGTGGCGAGGGTCGACATGGGCCGCATCATCGCAGGCTCGCCCCGCCGTCCTCGTTCGGGCCTGCCCGGGAGGCGGCGCGGGTCGCCGGGTGGCAGATTGCGGGCAGTGGAAGGCCGGGCCGGGCCGTCGCGTCCCCGCGTGTGCCGCTCGGGAGCCCGGCCCGGCCTTCCCGCCGGGGCGGCAGGTCAGTAGCCGATCCGGAAGGTCGCGTCCGCGCGGTCCGTGGCGGTGGAGACGGGGTCGATGCGCAGGGCGTAGCCGGAGTGGCGGATGTAGCGCGTCGGGTGGTTGTGCGAGCGGAACGACGTCCAGCCGGAGTCCGCGAGCCCGGCGACCTTGTGGAACGTGGCGTCCTGGGCGAACGCCGACGTGCCGTCGTTGACGTCCAGCCGCAGCGCGTAGCTGTAGTGCCGCAGGTACCGGTCCGGGTAGTTGACCGACTGGAAGGACACCCCGGACGCGTCGGCGAGGCCGGGGACGAGCTTCCACTGGGCGTCGGTGTACGGATCGAAGGGGTAGGGGTCGATCCGGCCGGCGAAACCGGCGTGGCGGACGTAGCGGTCCGGGTGGTTGTACGACTTGAGCCGGTTCCAGGCCGGGGCTCCCCAGTGCGCCAGGAGGTTGTCGTACTGCGTGCCCGTGAGCGGCGCGATGCTTCCGTGCTTGGAGTTCACCGGCTGGGTGTAGCGGCGCTGGTCGACCGGCGTCCAGGTGCCGGAGGCCAGGTCGGTGGTCTGCCAGGCGTAGAAGACGCCGTTGGGCGTGTAGGTGTCGCCCCAGAGGTACCAGGTGCTGGACGACAGCGACTTGACCAGGATCGGTGCCTCGGTGCCGCCGTGGGCCACCGGTGTGCTGAAGACCTGCCAGCTGCCCGGGGCGAGGGTGGCGGACCGGGCGCCGACCAGGGTCTGCTTCGAACTGTCCTTGAAGTACATGTAGTTCGTGCCGCCGACACCGAGGGCGAAGCTGCCGTCGATCACGTCGTAGCCCGGGTCGAAGAAGACCTGCGGCGCGGACACCGTGCGGAAGTCGGTCGTGTAGTTGACCATCAGCACGTTGTGGCCGCTGGCGTTCACCGACGAGTAGACGATCCCGTACTGGCCGCGTGCGGCGTCCCAGAAGGCCTCCGGGGCCCAGCTGTGCGTGGTCATGCCGTGCAGCTTGAGCCTGCGGTAGCCGGTGAGGGAGCGCAGGTCGGCCGAGTCCCAGACGTGGATGTACTGGCTGTTGTAGCTCCAGTCGGTGCCCTTCAGGTCGGTGGCCAGCACGGCGAACGTGCCGTCCTGCTTGCGCAGCACGAACGGGTCGCGCAGGCCGCCGGCGCCCTCGGTGGGGGTGGCGACCGGCTTGTTCTGGTTGAGCGGCGTCCACTCCAGGCCGTCGAGGCTGACGGCCAGGTGCAGGCCGTAGTCGGTGCCGAGCCCGTTCGGGGACTCGGTGAAGTAGGCCATCACGAACGCCGGGCCCGTCGCCGCGCCGGCCGGACCGGCACCCAGGGCCAGATCGGCGGTCAGAGCGAGCGGCACGGTCGCGGCCATGCCGAGGACTTGGCGGCGTGAAGGTCTGCGAGGGGTTCTGCGGGGGGTGGTCATGGCGGCTCTGCCTTCCGTCGGGGGTACGGAGCGAAGCGTGTCCGACTTGTTCGGTATTACGAACACAGTTCGGCAATTCGGCCAGACGGTAGGGCTGGGAGACGTGTGGCGTCAATGAGTCGGACGGGACGAAGAACCGCCCGACGAGGCGGGGTGCACGGCGAACTCCCGGGCCGGATCCGCCGTTCGGCCGAGGGAGGGGCTTGCGCGGTCGCGGACGGTGGCCGTTCGGCCGAGGTGGCGGGGGCGGTCCTGGCAGGAGATCGAGGGGTCGGTCCTCGACCCGTGACAGAGGTGAGGGCCCGTCCCTCCGTCCTGTCACGGGAGTACGGCCATGGCCCTTCAGTTCCAGTCCGCGTCGAGCGCGCCGACGGCCACCGCCCCGCGCGCGCTCCGGCACCGGGACGGCCTGCGACGGACCCGCGCGGAGCGCGCCGGGACGGCCTCTACTGGGCCGGATCGGCGGTGTTCGCGCTCGCGCTGGCCGCGGTGACGACGCTGCCCGCCCACCGGGTGTGGGGCGTGTGCGTGGCCGTCGGCTACGCGGTGGCGGCCGTCCTGGCCGGCCGCAGCCCGTACGCCCGGGGCCGGGCGGGCGCGTTCGCGGCGGTCACGGGCTCGGTGCTGATGGTGCTGGGCACGGCCCAGCCGGAGGTCGGCGTCGTCGAGCACTCCGGCGACCTGCTGCTCGCCACCGGCAGCCCCCAGGCGGGGCGCGCACCCTCATGAACCGGAGGAGACACCGGACATGTGGCATGAGACGGGAAGCCGCAGCCCGCGAGCGCAGGCGAACGGGCACCTCACCCGGGTCGCCGCCCTGGCCGTGGCGGCGTTGGCAGGGCCCAGCTCCTCGCCTCGTGCGACGCGAACGCACTGACGGCCGACCGACGCGTGAACTCGGTTGGGGTCAATGGCGGTTGTGGTCATTTCCGCCATCGATCGGCCGATTGACGATCATCCCCTGGACGGATGTAAGGCGCATCCGCTTCCCATGAAGATGACCCCGACCTTTTCGAACACCGAGGAAGGGGAAGGCCGTTGCGTATCACCCGGCTTCTCGGAACCGTCCTGGGCACCACGTTGCTGACGACCACCGCCGTACTGACCGCACCCGCTCAGGCCGGCCCGGCCGCGCCGCCCGCAGGGCCCGTGGACCGCACGTCGCTCGACAGAGCCGCCCTGCGCGACTCGCTGGACGCCATCCACGAGGCGGGCATGTACGGCGTGTTCTCGTCCGTCAGGGACGGCGGCGAGCGGTGGACCGGCGCATCCGGGGTCGCCGACGTGGAGACCGGACGCCCGGTCACCCCGGGCATGCGGCACCGGGTGGGCAGCATCAGCAAGACCTTCACCTCCGTCGCCCTGCTCCAGCAGGCGGAGCGCGGCCGCATCCGCTTGGACGCGCCCATCGGCGACTACCTCCCCGACCTCGTACCCGGGGAGCGCGGCCGGCAGATCACCGTCCGTATGCTCCTGAACCACACCAGCCATATCGGCGACTACGTCGTGGGTGCCTTCCCCTCCCTCGCCGAGGGCTCGACGGCCAGCCTCGACGAGGAGCGCTTCCGCTCCATCCGCCCCGGGGAACTCGTCCGGCTGGGCCTCGCGGCCCCCGCCACCGGACGCCCGGGCGAGCTGCCCGGCTCGTACTCCAACACCAACTACGTCATCGCCGGGCTGCTCCTGGAGAAGGTCACCGGCCAGGACGCCGAGAGGCACATCACCCGCAACGTCATCGACCGGGCCGGGCTGCGCCACACGTCCTTCCCGCGCACGCCGTACATCAAGGGCCCGCACCCGCGGATGTACGAGTCGTTCTTCGGCCTGATCGACCCGCCGCGCGACTACAGCGTCTACGACATGTCCTGGGCGTACACGGCGGGCGCGGTCGTCTCCACCACCGACGACCTGAACCGCTTCTACCGCGCCCTGCTCGGCGGGAAGCTGATCGGCAAGGCCTCCCTGGACGAGATGACGCGCACGGTCCCGGTGAGCGGCTTCGACTACGGCCTCGGTATCTACTCGCTGGAACTGCCCTGCGGTCGATTCTGGGGCCACGACGGCGCGGTGTTCGGCGCCGGCATGACGGCGCTGTCCAGCCGGGACGGCAAGCGTCAGGTGGCTCTCGCGCAGAACCTGATGAAGTACCAGAGCCTCGACGACAACGGCTACCCGCAGCCGCACGCGATCGACGACGCCCTCTACGGGTACGTCGTCCGCGCCCTCTGCCCGGCCGACTCCCGGTCCGCTCCCGGGGCCGGTCTCGCGAGCCCGGACGCCCGTGGCGGGCTGAACAAGCGGTTGCCCGGAATCGACCATTCTCAGTTGACCAAGGGTCTCAAGTTTGGTCAGCTGTCCCACTAGCCTTGCTCGATTCTGATCGAGCGTTTCATGGCTCCCTGGGGGGAGCTTGTGTCAAGTTGGGGAGTTTCCTTGCTGCATCACCATGCCGTCGTGCCGCGCCGCGCCAGATTCCGGCGCGGCGCGGCGGCCCTGACCCTGCTGGCGTCGACCGGCGGAACGGCCCTGACGGGTGCTTCGGCCGCCAGCGGCGCCGTGCCTGTCGGGAACGCGTGCACGCCGACGGAGGGCTTCTCCGGCTGCCGCCTGTTCGTCCCGACGGAGGGCGCGCAGGAGTTCAAGGTGCCGTCCGGCGTGACGGAGCTGGACGTGCGGGCCTGGGGAGAGGGCGGCGCCGGCAACTCCATGGCGGACGGCGGCGCGGGCGGCTTCGTCGCCGGCGACCTGAAGGTCACCCCCGGTGAGGTGCTGAAGCTCGCCGTCGCCGGACCGCGCTTCGGTGACGCCCTCGGCGGCAAGGCGGGTGCCTCCGACGCCGAGCGCGGCGGCAACAGCAGCGGTATCCGCACGAGCACCGGCTCGCCACTGGTCATCATCGCCGGCGGCGGCGGCGGTGGCGGCGACATGGCCCACGGCGAGGCGGGTGCCGCCGGTGGCGAGTCCGGCCAGGACGCCTCCGAGACGGGCCGCGGCGGCAAGGGCGCCACCGGCGCCAAGGGCGGTGCGGGCTCCGGCAACGGTGCCGCGGGTGCCGACCACGCCAAGGGCGGTGCCGGTGGTGCCGGCGGCACGGGCCGGTACGGCGGGGGCGGCGGCGAAGCCGGCTACGCGGGCGGCGGCG encodes the following:
- a CDS encoding DUF6479 family protein, producing MSTATSELLAASSDHAVAVTIAFIGGAVIALALIWAVRVGMGVMDKDTHHPAPEEQPHLPDGGPVREMREMREPDEMPVVPRDGERLLPHELHHASTRTGKDQKPRRWLPGSSGSFGGGGLGHT
- a CDS encoding DUF5994 family protein; this translates as MTSASSSSPPFPAPSEVRLRLAVQPRLGRTARRIDGAWWPRSYDLAAELPGLLAVLPRSWGRISSVLVHGDAWRDCPEHLDVAGEEVHVGRRDSPTTPDTVCLLAPGRGRWDLLVVPPATPEAEAVRLMERAVTQGE
- a CDS encoding DUF1304 domain-containing protein; its protein translation is MSTLATVAVLALAALHAYILVLEMFLWTTPRARAAFGTTAEFAAGTKALAANQGLYNGFLAAGLLWGAVASDPVGFQVSVFFLVCVAVAGVYGAATAGRKILFVQTVPALVALVLVLLAH
- a CDS encoding glycoside hydrolase family 43 protein — translated: MAATVPLALTADLALGAGPAGAATGPAFVMAYFTESPNGLGTDYGLHLAVSLDGLEWTPLNQNKPVATPTEGAGGLRDPFVLRKQDGTFAVLATDLKGTDWSYNSQYIHVWDSADLRSLTGYRRLKLHGMTTHSWAPEAFWDAARGQYGIVYSSVNASGHNVLMVNYTTDFRTVSAPQVFFDPGYDVIDGSFALGVGGTNYMYFKDSSKQTLVGARSATLAPGSWQVFSTPVAHGGTEAPILVKSLSSSTWYLWGDTYTPNGVFYAWQTTDLASGTWTPVDQRRYTQPVNSKHGSIAPLTGTQYDNLLAHWGAPAWNRLKSYNHPDRYVRHAGFAGRIDPYPFDPYTDAQWKLVPGLADASGVSFQSVNYPDRYLRHYSYALRLDVNDGTSAFAQDATFHKVAGLADSGWTSFRSHNHPTRYIRHSGYALRIDPVSTATDRADATFRIGY
- a CDS encoding serine hydrolase domain-containing protein, with product MRITRLLGTVLGTTLLTTTAVLTAPAQAGPAAPPAGPVDRTSLDRAALRDSLDAIHEAGMYGVFSSVRDGGERWTGASGVADVETGRPVTPGMRHRVGSISKTFTSVALLQQAERGRIRLDAPIGDYLPDLVPGERGRQITVRMLLNHTSHIGDYVVGAFPSLAEGSTASLDEERFRSIRPGELVRLGLAAPATGRPGELPGSYSNTNYVIAGLLLEKVTGQDAERHITRNVIDRAGLRHTSFPRTPYIKGPHPRMYESFFGLIDPPRDYSVYDMSWAYTAGAVVSTTDDLNRFYRALLGGKLIGKASLDEMTRTVPVSGFDYGLGIYSLELPCGRFWGHDGAVFGAGMTALSSRDGKRQVALAQNLMKYQSLDDNGYPQPHAIDDALYGYVVRALCPADSRSAPGAGLASPDARGGLNKRLPGIDHSQLTKGLKFGQLSH